From the genome of Adhaeribacter pallidiroseus:
CTTGATCAACTACCGCTTCGGTAGTGGCATCTACTTCTGTACCTTCGACAGCAGCAGATGGGGCCAGACCTAAAAGGCTCGCCAGTTTGGGAAATTTTAGCATATCAGATTTTTGAGAATTATTTGAATTTTGAGATTGTGCGGGGGTTTTAGCCAGTTTAGCGGCCCGGGAAACGGCATCTTGTAAAGAGCCTACTTTGTCTACCAAGCCTAATTTGATAGCATCTTTGCCGTTGTAAACTTTAGCCGTGAATACTTCCTCGGAAGTAATTTTTGCGCCACGACCGGCTTTCACGGTACTAATAAAAGTATCGTTGATGGAATTTAAATCGGCTTTAAAATCGGCAATGGCTTCTTCGGAAAGGGGCTCGGTGCTGTTTCCTTTTACTTTATCGGTGCTGCGATCAGCGGTGATATAAGTAACTTTCACGCCTTGCGCTTCCAGGTTTTTGCTTATATCCATGTGTTTTATCAGCGTTCCAATGGAACCGGCCCAAGCGGTCGTTCTCGAGGAAATGAAAATTTCGCTGGTTTGCGAAATGGCCCAATAAGCGGCACTGGCAGCTAGTCCATCCACGTACCCTACAATGGGTTTGGCGCTGGCACTAATAGCAGCTCCCAGAGCTTCCGTACCATCCACGGCCCCACCGGGAGAATCTACCAGCAGAACCATTGCGGAAATGCTGGCGTCGGCATTGGCTTGTTCTACCCAGGCAATAACATCTTTAGAGCCATAAGCACACATATTGCCGTTTTTCATCACCGGACCAACCAAAGGAATCACGGCTACCCGTTGTTCCTGGCTGGCGGCGCTGCGGCCGGCGGCAGCTTCAAAAGAAAGAATAGAACAACCAATCTCACCGGCCCCAATAACAGCTACCTGCATCGTAGGGCGCATGGACTTTGCTTTTTCTAAGGCGGCTACATCGGCAGAACCACTCGAAAACATTTTAGAAATAATGCTTTCGTGTTGCGCTACGTACCGTGGGTCTATGGCCCAAACTGATTGTTCTAGTAATTCGATCATTTTCTTTGCTACTTGGCCGAAAGGCACTTGCCATTCGTTAAAAAGTAAGCAAAGATGGTAGGCGGGAATGCCCGAAAGTAGGACGGGAAAGTTAAGCTGGTTTCGCGGTTAAATAGGCTTCTATCGACTGGGGGGTTGCTTCCCACCAATTCGGGATTTGGTAGACCAAGGCAATAAATTCAAAGCAATAAAGGCGTTTGGCTCCGGCTCCGGCTCGCCGGCCAAACCACTTGTTAAATAATTTGCGCCAAACGTGATTGACGCAACTCCAGTAATCGTAAGGCAAACCTTCGTAGGCGAGTACCTGGGCTAAATCACAGGATCCACTTAACAATTTTACTTCCCGCGGGAGTTGCTTACACCAGTCCGCGTAAGGTGTGCGCTGGAGGGTGGTGCCGCCTTTGGCTTCTACGATAAATACTTGATCAGCAATCACGGCCACAAAAACGGCGTGGTTCCAGTTAGAACCAAGTACTTGCCGAATGGCAAATGCTTCCAGAGAGTACTTGGTATGGCACAGCAATACGTTACCGGTTTTCAGACTACTACTATTCGGGTACATGGCATGGAGCTGGCAGTAGTTACAAAAAGTAGATAAGTGCCTTTGGGTACATTTTCAAAGACATTGGAAGTTTGCACCTGGTAGTCGCCTAATTTATACAGTACCATTTCGGCGGCGGCTCCATCGTGGGCGCTAACGGTTACGGTGGCGGTATAAGAATAAACCGGCTCAACGGCGGGCACGTAGGGCGTTAACTCATAATGGGTTTCTTCGTCAAAGGTCGGCAGAATGGCCGGGGTTCCCTCACTCACCAGAAATTGCGGATTGGGTTCTACCTGGTGCGTAAAGCTAAGCGGCGGGTAGAAATTTCCATCCGAGCCATAAATACCGTAGCTGAAGCCGTACACATCAATTAAAAGGCCGTTTACCTGCATTTTATCCAATCGCTCGCCGATCGGCTCCCCTAACTTTAAAGTGAGGTAATAGAAGTACGCCTGGTTCTCCTGGGTAATGGCATTAAATTTTTTCTGCTCCTGCTTAATAATCGAATCGTTGGCCGCTAAGTGCTGTACCACGTATTCTACTTCCACGGCTCCCCGGTTGGCGGCGGCAATACCCAAAAGAATATACCGCTTCCGGATGCCTAATTCCGGCTCGGTTACAATGACTTGCCAGTTACCGGTATAATCAGCCGGTACTATTTCAAAGGAGTTAAGGGCGTAAGCAAAAGTTAAAGAACTGGTCATAATTTCTTAGTTATAGCGTAAATGGAAAATTCCTGCGGCGGTGGTTAAATTGGTATTATTGTAGTCGCTGCGGCGTAACCGGTAATAATTAGAAAGTGCGCCGTTATTACTGGCGGCGGCATCGGTGCCTTTACTGATAATTACCCAGGCGCTTGTTTCCAGCGCCGCTTTGCCGGTTTGCTGCAACTCACAAAAATTATAGTTCGGGGTATAATCAAAAATATTGACCGTGTATGGGAGTTGAATAATAATATCGGTCGCTAAGGTGGTTACTTTGGCAATGGCCACGATTTTTAAATAAGACTCGAACTGGTTAGAATTGTATTTAAGGCGTAGCTGGTAGCTTTGGTTGTAACACAGGTTTATTACGTCCTGAATGCGATTCGGGCGGTTGCTATCGTTGGTGATCGGGTCGGTGTTGGCTCCGTAATAAGTAAAATGCCTCGCGTTGGCCGTATCCATATTCGCTATGTTGGTGAGCAAACTATCCAGGCTGGCGTTGATGTTGGCCGAACTCATGCCATTTCTAACCAGGTAAATGTAATTGCTTAGTATTTTGGTACCCAATGGCATAAAATAATTATGGATGCCACTATCCACTAAATTAAAAGTAGTCGGCTGGGCGGCACTCCAACCGAAGCCTTTCCCGAAAATAGCATCGGTTCGGGTACCAAAGTCCAAGGGTGCTAAATTCGGATTGTTAGCCATATTGAACAAGCACAGTTGCGCGCCAACGTTGGTCGGCAGCAATACCTGGTTCACTTTCCCGCCGTACAGATCGCAATAGCCTAAGTGCCTGGCATTGCCCACGAGGTTAGAAAAATCCAGCGTTACGCCGCTCGCGTGGCTCCAGGTGCTCCGAATATCCCAAACGCGGAAAAATTTTAATGTACCGGCCAGTAAAGCCGTGTTCCAATAGAGGGTATAGGTATTGCGAAAATCGTAGCCATTGGTGGCTGTCAGGTTGGTTCCTGATAAAATTAAACTACCGGTTAAGGTATCGGGAATCTGCGGCAAGGGGCCGGTTAAGCCCGAATTATTAGTTAAATCGACGTTGGTAGTCCGGGGCGAAAATTTACTAATGCCTCCGGTTAAACCCGCGCCAATGCTACCCCAGCGCAATTCCTGGTACTGAATAATATCCGGGTCCAGTACCGAGGCAAAAGTTTGGTTTAAAGGGTTACTGGTTAGCTGAACGATAACCGGGAGCCGAACCACGTTGTTTTTCGAGGTAATAATTACTTTCTTTTTCCGGCTACTGGCAAAATAAAGCAAACAGTTTGCCGCCAGTTCCAGGCACATTTCATCAAAGCCCAGCGGCGTACAATTTTGCGCCTGAAATTGCGAGGCGGTAATATTGGTTATGGTGGTGCTGGTCGTTTCACTGGCCGTTAAGCCGCCCCACTTGTTCCCATCGAGGTTGACTGTTCGGCCAAAAAAATTACTCGGCATATCGGTATTGGCCGGTTGGTCTACCCGATACAAAGGGCCGGTTTTAGCAAAAGAAGCTAAATATTCGCTGGCTCCTTCGTACCAGTAATCGGCTATGGAAGCACTATCCGGCCCCGCGCTGCCGGCTCGGATTTTATCGCCGATGCGCAAAGGTGCAAATTGCTCAAAATTCATTTTGTGCTGCCAAGTAACGCCTTTGGTAGAACCGTACATTTGCTGCGCGGTATAGGTATTGCCGTTTCTTACTTTTTGCAGCAAGCCGGTTGTAAAACTGATTTTCTGCGCATCCGGAAACACTTTATCTGTCCAGCAACCCCGGCCCGAGTTGTAATGCTTGAAAAATGCCCGTTCGTAGTAGGTTTTTTGCGGAAAATTAGCGGCGGTTTGCTGGGTAAAATTTTGGTTAGTAGTGTAGTATTTTAAATTGGTTACGCCCCAAACAATCCCGGTAAAATTATTGGCGGTGCCCAGCGTATAAGCGCCCAGGCTGAAAGTGCCCGTTTCGGCGAATCCCTGGTAGCAACCGGGAATCTGCACTAAAAATTTTCCGTTCAACCACACGTCCATCAAGGGTACAAAAGCATTACTGACGTAATCCTGGTGCTGCACCAGTCCTACTTCGTAATATTTATTACTTTCCAGATACGCGCCGGTATTGTATTGCGAAATACCCGCGTACACCCGGGCTACATTAAAATAAAGTTCGCCGGTGGTGGTAATACCAAAAAACCACCAATCATTTTGCCCGCCTACGGTGCGGTAAGTCATGGCTACTATTTGGTTAACCGCGGTTACTACGTTGGAAGTAGTAAAGCCCACAATTACCGGAAAAGTATACGACTGCACGCCGGAATGAATAACCTGCAAGCGTTCGTTTCCTGTGAATCGGTAGCCGTAGCCCCGAAAGGTGGCCGCAGCTTTTTTGGCGATGGTTATCATAATTTCGGATTGATAAAGACTTCGAAGCGTTTGGCTTCAATCATGGAAATTTCCACATCGTGGCGCACTCCCGGTATGAAAGTAAAGCCGGTCTGATCGACAATCACGGCTTGATAGGTCAAACCATTGAGCGTAACATTTAAGGTGCCATTGGTCGCTAAAAAGCCGGTTAAGGTGTCCGTGAGGTTTTTAGAATCCAGAATAAGGCGCAAGGAGGGGCCAATGCGAATATTATTCAGAACACTAGCGCCCGAACCTAGATCGGTGGCTACGCCAACGGCTGAAGCGCGTTTAGTGGTATAATAACTCCCATCAATCGAAGGCAAGGTACTGGTACCTAAATCCCGGTAACTGGTGTAATCATTGATGGTTTTTAACAAGGCCACATCACTCTCCAGGGTAGTGGCGCGGGTGCCTAAACTGGTTAGTTGCGTGTCCTGGGTCGTATTTTTGGCAATGGCCGCTTCCGCTTTGGCATCTACTCCCGCGATGGAAGTTGCCAAGGGGTTCAGGTCGTTTTTTAAAGCGTAGGGCGCTAAATTCGGCGCGGCTGGTAAATCCGTTTTTAAAAGGTAGTACTGCTTGATCGCGCCGGCAGTCAATCCATCTTTGGTAGAATCACTCGGCGCACTTAACAGCTTGAACGGGTCGTTGTTGTAAACTACGGCCTGGATGCTGCTTAATTCAATATAGGTGAGGTGCAAGAAATTTTCCCCAACTACCGGAAAAATATAGTTCTTATCGTCGTCTACCGGTTCGCCAAAAATAATTGACCAGATATTACTGGTTAAATTTACCGCTATCGAGCAAACCTGTTTTTTACCGGTCGCTGGTAATAAAATAGGTTCGGAAACAGCCGCCGCCGTTTTTTCTACTTCATTCACGGCGTAAGTCGCCTGCCCGATAGAAAGAATATTACCGGCAATTACTGGCGTACTCGGCTTTACTTTCCATTCTACGCCCTTGGGAATCGGGGGCGCAGGTGTGCCCAATAATACGCCGTTTACGGTAATAGAGCCAGCCACTACCAAGTTGCCACCACCATCTAAATAAGCTAATTCGCGCACGAAATCACCGGAGCGCCAAACAAAGCGTTCGCCGGTCACATTGCGAAATTCCAGATCACCGGTATTGCGCAAATAAATTTCGGCCCGTTGCTCCTGGTTTACTTTGCCGGTAATGGTATCATTCCATAATTGAAAATGCGGCTGGTCAATGCTCGAAGTTGCCAAACGAATCTTAATCATGCCGGTAAACAATGCCCCGGTTAAACTGGCTTTGGCCTGGGCCACCCGATCGAGCGCCAAGCCGAAAGTAGTTTTGCCGGTTGCCAGCAATCCTTTCCAAAATCCGGTGGTGTTGCTGGAGTCTACCGGCAAATATTCAAATTCGGGCAGCTCGTCTTTGGCAAGGAAAGTTTCGTTGGCATCATCTACAAAATCACGCAGCGCCTTTTCATTAATTAAACCTTCCTCGTTATCGGCAAAAACGTAGGTGTATTCTTGTTCTAAATTGTCTTTTAAAGCACTCATTATGATAAAATTCTAAATCCGTAAGAGAAACCTGATTTAATTTGGAAGGTGCCGCCTGGCTGTACGGTGGCTAAAATGCGGCCTTTCCCATCGACAATAGTTACCGGTGCGCCGGAAGTGTTAGGCTCCTGGGCACCTACTTCCATTCCGTAGTAGAAAAATGCTTTTTGCAGGGCTTCGCCCGAAAACAAGAAAGTAGTGCCGCTTTTATTAGCGCCACTTTTACCGGTTTCCAGGCTTGATGAAATAGTAAGCGGAAATTCCGGAGATCCCACTACTTTCCAGTTGCCGTTGTTGTCGCAGTAAACCACGAGGCAGAATTTTATCTGGCCGAGGGCATTGGTCCATTGGGCCATTTGCGGGGTGTCATTCGGCATGAAAACCTCCAGCTTGGTTTTATAATAGGGGCCGTGGTCATTTTCGGCGCTATCTTCTTTAAACTCGGCCGCATCTTCCGGAAATTCTAACTGGCTCATGCTGGTTCCTTCTTCCAGCACAATGTCCGCGCCAAGCAAATACTCCTGGTGCTCGGGCACCGCGAGTACTTGATCAGCCGGAATGACAAAAAGTTGGCTGAGCCCGCCCAAATGCGAACCGCACAACTCGTAAGAGAGATTCGGTAGCATTAGGCTTCTAATTTAAATTTGGCGTAGGCTTTGGCTAATTTGATGTGGTATTGGTGCTTGGCGTAAGAAACGCCGTTGTACATGCGGGCTACATCATCCCAATCGGCCATCGTGATCGCGGCCATTAAGCCGGGAACCAGCTTGCAATACCGGAACATGGCCACGAGCTGGTTATATTCGCTCTCGTACATGGCATTGACAAAATCCTGTAAAGAGGCGTACCCTAGCTTTTGCCAGTGATAACCCATTACTTGACCCATGCCCCAACTCGCCGATGCTAAGGCCGCTTTGCTATCCAGTTGAATGGCCTGAGCCATCCGGAACCATTCCTTTTGACTGCGAACGGTAGCGGTTGCGCCGGTTGAATAACCACCGGCTAATTTGTTGGAAATTACCGGATGGGTAGTCGAGTACATGCCGTTGGTAAAGTTGTGAAACTTGTGGCGCTCAAATAAAATTTTCGGGCGGCCCGAGCCATCCGGAACGTAGCCACTGCCCGCGCTTTCTACTTCCACCATGGCCCGTACTCCGGCAAGTGGTAAATTAAATTGTTTGGCTAAGGTGCGGAGTTGGTCAAGAGTAATTGTTTTCATGTGCTTCTAGGATTATGCTACAAAGGTGTAGCATCCCAGAGGCGAAGGGTAGGACGAGCCAAAGCCATACATGCCCGATAGACAATTCATATCGGGCACATATTCTTTCAGTCTGTATATGTCGGTACAAGCTAGTACAAGCTAGTACAAGTGGAGAGGGCTGGAAATTTCCGGTATTATCGGAAATGTGCAATAAATCTGAAAAATGTTAAATTTTGGCACAAACCGGGAAATTCCTGGGACAAACCGGGAAATTTAATTTTAAAATTTTTGATTTTTTTTCTTTAAACTTTCCAGAGTTCGACCGTGGCTTTCTTCCTGATCGGGAGCACTACATTAATTTTTCGAACCAGGTAGCGCAAGCCGTTTATATCTTTTTTCCGGTTCATGTTCAGGTTCGCTAAATCCACCGCATCGAGCGCCACCAAGCCGGTAACTACGCGGCTCTGGCTTTTAAAATTGAGCCAGCTTTCGTGAAAGTTTTTACCCAGGCCACTAGCACCCCCAACGGCTAAAGAATAATTGCCCAGGGTAACATTTTGCAGGTTGGTCGTATCTATTGATACCAGCGGATAATTAAATTGGTAGCTGCTCGGGTTGGCTTCGTTGGGTTGCATGCCGCGCCAGAATCCCAGGCGCAAAGTTTGGCTTTTTTGATTGTTGCCACTTTCCGGAGAAAAGCCGGGTTCATCTATCACCGGTACTTTTACTTTTACCACGTTTCCTTCGCCCTGGTTAACGGTTTCCATTAAATAGAGCGTATGGCCTACCGTAATTTCTTCGCCGCCTCCCGCCACTTTTAAAGGCGAATAATTGCGCGAATAAAATTGCCAGCCGTTGCCGTACTGCCAGTATTCATTTTTATCAATCACTAGCCGGATTTGCTGCGGCTCTGCCGGCATGGGTAGTTGCAGCATGGTAGCTACGGGTTCTTTGACTAACTCGGCCGGCAGGTCTTTTACAAACTTAGCTGTTTCCGAATCGGCGGCTTCCAGATTATCTTTGAGGGTATAACCCGCTACATCGTTTATCTGAATTTCAAAATTGGGATCCACTTTAGTACTCCAGTCGTCATACTCGGTACTTTCGATCACATCATCCAATTTTTGAATAATAAGGGTATTGTTTAAAGTGGCCTGAATGCTTAAACTGAAACTAGCCGCAATCTTTTTTAAGAAATCAATTAAAGTTAAATCCGGTAAGGCTTGCCCGATTTTAAATTTATTGCGGAATCCGTTGGCTCCTTTGGCTCCTAAGAGCTCGTACCGGGAGAAATAATCATCTAGTAAATTATTGCTGATAATAACCAGTTTCGAGAGTTCTTCATTAAAAAAAGCGTCTACTACCGGAACGCCGTTTTCGCGGAATGCTTCTAAGATCACGTACCGCACATAAGGCATGGGGCTTAAACTGGTATTGTTAAAACTAGCCTGAAAGTCGGTGCCAAATAAGTTCTGCTGAAAGCCAGAGCCGCGCTGATAATCATAATCAAAGTGGTTTACCCAATACTGGTAAGGGGTGCCGCTTTGGGAGCCAATGGCGCTGTTATTGAGGTAAGGGGCGAACACGTAATCAAACTGGTTGGCATTGTTTACTACCTGGTTCATGTGCGCCGTTATTTCCTGGGTAGTGGTTCCCATTACTCGTTCGCCGCCAAAGGAAAATTCGCTGAGTTTTTTCTTCAAAAAGTTAGCGAGGGCACTTAATCCTACGGTAGCATCGGCTTGAATTTTTCCATTAACAATTTTGCGCAATTTGAGAGTGCCACGCAATAATTCCCCATCCGATTCTATTTCAATCGGGTATTCGCCGCGTACATCGTAAGTGCTATCCAGCACGTCCGGAAAGTTGAAAGTAATCCGGTTGGGTTCCAATGGAATCGTAAAAGGTAGCGAGTAGCTACCTTTTATTACTTCCGAATTAGTTTCAAATATGGGATTATTAATTTCGAGGGCAATGCTGGTGCCTGGGAGCAAATGAATCTCCCGGGAGCCGATGTACAGTCTTAACATATCTAGCGAGTGCCTTTAGGCCGTTTAGTTTAAATGCGAATAGGTGAAAGGCGTATAAGCATAATCATACTCGAAAAAATAACCGGTGGGCCTGCGGCTATCCGGTTCAAAAGTGTAGCTTCTTTTCTGCAAAATGATGGGTAGCAAGTCCTCGCCTTTTATTTCGTAACGCCGTTTGGAAAAAACAAAGCCTTGCAGGTATTCTTGTTCTTCCGGAGTATGGAGCCCGCTAGATTGCTTAATTCTTCTTTGCATATCCTGCGCAAAAACCGATTGCAAATCATTGCCCGAAATTGAAATTTCGTCTTTTCCATCGATGGCCAATTCCTGCGGGCCAGTGGTGCGCAAAGTTTCCCAAACCCCAAAAGCATTTTCGTACAAGAAAAATTTCTCGTAACGCCGGAAGCTTCGGTCAATTTTAAAAGTTCGGGTTTCGCTGATCGCTTCCTGGTTGCTGTTTAAAAGCCGAATTTCAATGCGCTTCACGTGCGCCGGTACTGCTTCTAGCTTTACCGGAATACTGATTAAAGTATTAATAGGCGAGCTGGTATCTAAAGCAAAATTTTCCTTGTAAGTAGTAGTTACTACGCCAATATACTTGCGCTCGATTATAAAATCGTTGGTGTTACTTTGGTTTAACCAATACAAAAATTCCGGCTGGTCCGGGCCAATGGTTTTTGTTTTCGGCAGCCAAGTGAGGAAAGATTTTTTTTCCTGTAAATAGCCGAAAAAATTAAGGCGCGTCCAATCCTGCAAAGGCAAACCACCTTTGACTACCGTATAAACCGGCGACTTGGTATATGCACCTATTACTTTGGTTACGGGGTCAACAAAGGCGGTTTGGAAGGAATAATTTAAGATTCCTTGTTTCACGCGTCTGGTAGCAATAGAAGCCGCCTGGAGGTAAGGTAAATCCAGAGCTTTGTTCAAAAAGCTATGCAGCAATAAGTTTAAATCAAAATTGGCCGAATCATTGGTTAAAAACCTTCGGCGCGCAATTACCGGCTGGAAGTCGCCTTTGTAGTGTTCACTTTCTACCGATAATTCCAATACTACTTCACTGTTTTCGACTATCTCGGGTGCTGCGCCAATTACTTCTAATATGGGATTTAAGGAGAAATATAAGCCCGTACTCGTAACCGGAACAACCGGTGGTTCCTCCGTTTCTTCCTCCGGAGGCGCTACGCCAAGGGTTTTATTGCCGGAGCCGATGCAATCATGGTTCGCTTTATGGCGAACATAAATTGTATAGGCGCGCGCTTCCAAGCCGGCAAAAGTGGGCGAATCCTGCCAGTTATTAATAGAGGTAAAAGGAATCACGCAAGCAAACTCGTGCGGCTCGGAACTAGTAGTGGTGATCGTGATAGAACCATCCGCGTAATTAGTGGCGCTGCATGGAACGGTGGTAGCCGTAACCGAACCAGGCGACAGATCACAGACTGGACCAACGCCCCCGGTAGTCGTAAAATAGTCAAAGGGTCCTTCCCGGTAAATGCCCAGGGTAAAGTCCTGCGCCATGACAATCGGCTGAAATTCGTACTCGGCCGCGGGATTGGCCGGGAACTGAAAAACGCCTTGAAATTGTACGCTATTGGCGCCGAAATTACAAGTCGTATAATCCGATTGCGACTGCGGCGGGTATACCCACGGCAACGTCCAATCCAAGGTATTTTTGACTCTTACTCGGAACGCCACATAAAAAGGGCAATGAGTTCCGGTGCCATCGTAAGTAAAGGAGCCTTTCAGCCTTATTTGGGTTAAGGTTTTCTGATCGGAACCAAGATTAGAAACGGTTGCTG
Proteins encoded in this window:
- a CDS encoding S49 family peptidase; translated protein: MIELLEQSVWAIDPRYVAQHESIISKMFSSGSADVAALEKAKSMRPTMQVAVIGAGEIGCSILSFEAAAGRSAASQEQRVAVIPLVGPVMKNGNMCAYGSKDVIAWVEQANADASISAMVLLVDSPGGAVDGTEALGAAISASAKPIVGYVDGLAASAAYWAISQTSEIFISSRTTAWAGSIGTLIKHMDISKNLEAQGVKVTYITADRSTDKVKGNSTEPLSEEAIADFKADLNSINDTFISTVKAGRGAKITSEEVFTAKVYNGKDAIKLGLVDKVGSLQDAVSRAAKLAKTPAQSQNSNNSQKSDMLKFPKLASLLGLAPSAAVEGTEVDATTEAVVDQVTADADLTDVQAQAAESALAALETERDAALDKVAGLEATIATLTGEKTALTTDKADLQAKLTTLEQWKANAAKPGAKAEDTLTNPVADAAPKAPWELEADKYKAELAQK
- a CDS encoding N-acetylmuramidase family protein; translated protein: MKTITLDQLRTLAKQFNLPLAGVRAMVEVESAGSGYVPDGSGRPKILFERHKFHNFTNGMYSTTHPVISNKLAGGYSTGATATVRSQKEWFRMAQAIQLDSKAALASASWGMGQVMGYHWQKLGYASLQDFVNAMYESEYNQLVAMFRYCKLVPGLMAAITMADWDDVARMYNGVSYAKHQYHIKLAKAYAKFKLEA
- a CDS encoding YiiX/YebB-like N1pC/P60 family cysteine hydrolase, which codes for MYPNSSSLKTGNVLLCHTKYSLEAFAIRQVLGSNWNHAVFVAVIADQVFIVEAKGGTTLQRTPYADWCKQLPREVKLLSGSCDLAQVLAYEGLPYDYWSCVNHVWRKLFNKWFGRRAGAGAKRLYCFEFIALVYQIPNWWEATPQSIEAYLTAKPA